A region of the Yarrowia lipolytica chromosome 1C, complete sequence genome:
CCTCGGGCCTTGAGGAACGCACTGCCACCAAGAGGAGGTCGGACGTCTGTAGAGTCCTTGTGGATCGCCTGGGGAAGACCTTCCACGAGAGAATAATGCACATCCATGGCAGTTATCAAAGCCCATACTCCTCGTCGCTTTTCCTGATGTTCGCTCGTCATTCGGAACCATGCTGGATCTCGATGTAGACCCATAGATTGAGCCACACGAACCAGTGCTCCAAATGTCGTCCAAGACACATCTGCGAACTCAGCCTCCGAGTTACCCATAGACTGGACGCACACCCAAAGAACAAGAGCCTGAATGTTGACCATGGATGCTCGCACACACACCATAGCCTGTTCAAGGCAATGATCAATGCCCTTGAGCCACTCTGTCCATGCTGTAGTGAGTCTCTGGAGAGCAGCATCATCCAATCGGTAATCCAAAGAAGACTGCAGAGCCAAAGACAGCACACCCAACAGTAGTCCCAGCCACAGAATCTGGGTATCTTCTGGAGTTTCCCAGAATTGGTTGTAGTCCACCATGAACGCTTCTTCGTCAATAATGTTGAGAAGAGGTTCACAGGCCTCAAAGTATCGCTTGACGAGTTTGTCGCTGTTTGGTCGAGCTGGAAGCAACTGTAGGATTTGAGCCAGTCGATTGGATCCTTCCTGTTCAGCTGCACTCAGTGCACTGAGGTTCTTCTTATGTCTTTGAGTCGCTGGGTCAACACACGAAGTTGACCATCCGTCCTGTTTTCTAACCTCATCGAAAAAGTCTGTCACCTCGGCGGCCTCAGAGAACAGAGATCCCCAATGCGATTCTCCATGGTAGATGGCATTTCCTCGACTTCCGAGTTTCATCATTCCCAGAGACTGTCTCAGAGACTCCACTTCTGAAGTGTCCTCCACCAGGTCCATGTTAAGCTTGGAAATGGTTTCGTTGAGTCCGGACTTTTCCATCTTCTGAGCAAACGCCTGGTCCTTATACATGTCCACCGTGACGGGAATACCAAGTCGCTGTCCTCCACTGATGATCGTGTTTTCTGCGGTAACAGGCTTTGCGGGCGTTTGTTGCGCGTCCAATCCATTTTCCAGCAGGTCTTTGCTCTTGGCTACTCGTCCTCCAATGGTGTTAGTTTTGTTGGTGTAGAAACACATGTGTCCCCGTTTCTTCTTGACACAGGTTGAGCAAGGATCTTGTCGATCGCATTTGAGCTTGCGTTGTCGGCAGAACTGACAGTTGAGCGGTTTCCGGCGTCGTCGCTGCTTGGTTTCGTTGTCCTCTGGCGAGGTGGTTTTCTCGCTCTCGACAGGACTGCCAAATTTGTGAGGATACTGAGTCGCAGTCTGAGTGCTTGGGGTGGGCAGACTGGGGTTGgctggctgctgctgtgtgAAGTCGTTGGTGGTGCTCTCAATGGAAGGCGCCGCGGTTTGTGTCGTCGGAGCCGTCGGAAGATTCGAGTCCGTCATTCCATTCTGAGGAAGAAGATCTGCCAGGTCCTGAGCAAAATACCCCAGGGTATCAGTTCCCAGAGAGCCACCAAAGCCGTCGTCGCCTCCGAGATCGCCGAGGAAAAAGTTGGGTTCGTTGGAAAAGTCGGTGTCCGCCATGCTGACAGTCGTCACAGTCACAGTCGGTGTGTGGTTTGGTTAGTAAAACTGAGGTGAGCTTTTCGACTCGAGCTTTCAGAATAAAGAGTTTGAAGTGGTGTGCCTCTGGCCTGCAGGCCCGGTTGAGTTGAGCGTCTTGTACGGTGCGCTGACAAAGTTTGATGGACCACGGCGGACTTAACAGACGGGCGGGGATGGCAGAAGAGACGTCTGAATTACGTAATACAGGCCTTCAGGAGCTGGTGATCCACGGGACCAGGTTCTTTTTCTCACTCGGCTCTCCTACACATGCTGTATTCCGACCACTGTTGCCTCCCGTTGACTGCATGTCCTACTATGGAAACTTACCTTTGATCCCAGCCCACAGTTTCCGTTGAAGTTGCTGGACTGGTGGCAGCGACATGGCAGGGTGGAATTGGGGGTTCGAAAAAGCAATTCCTGAACCGAGGCGACATTGAACGTGCGCCGTCAGTCCTCTTACGTGTCCTCTTACAGGATAGATATGGCTCTCCGAGTGCACGTAATtattactcgtactgtatgcGCTAATAGTACACAGTACGTACGATACATACTCCGCCGTATTCAACGCTCTGTGGGATCGAACCATGCAAGTTCTCAAGATTCGCCACCCTCGATGAtccactacttgtagatggagaCCGTTGATAGAAAAGTCGGTAGAAAGGTGTCGATTATATTTTGGTCGTGATTGGAAAGATTTTGTCCGGTGGTTTTTTCTTCATCCCCAATTTCAACACGACAGCACAAGCACGAGTACAGTTCACTGCTCAATATCATCACTCCTATCTCCGTCATGCAGTCGCCCCCACTTTTGCAGTCCGATTACTGTAATTTTGGGGCATCTCAGATGCACTAAGGAACGAGACATTTTTCCTATAATCCAAATATTTATAAAAAgttaaaaaaaaattaatataaaaaacataaaaaaacataaaaaccagtacgagtagttgCGTGAGCCAAGCAGATTGTACTGTGAGAATATAATTTCTCTTATCGGTGTAAATAATCAAGTTTTGGTGGTCTTCCTACTCCAGTATTTGAGCAATGTCATAATTATCACGTAATATATTTATACAAATCCACCCATCATCCCTCGTCTGTTCATTTCTTGCCTCCCTCAAATTGCTGTCTCAGCTTGAGATAGTGTTGCAGCTCCTCCGCCGAAACAGATGGACTcagctcgtccttggccttctcaaaATCCTGCTGAgcaacctcaacctcaatgTCACTCTTGGTAGCCTCGTGGTCAAACCACCATCTGATGGAGACGGGCTCCTCTCCGGCCTCCTCcctgttcttgttgagcagcttgatcTTGGCATCAACCTCGTTGGCAGTTCGAGTCATGGCATTTAGCATGGCATCTGAACACAGAGCGTAGAAATCGGCGCCGGTGAAAGTAAACGGACATCGTTTGGAGATGGCCTCAAGAGACACATCGGCAGCAAGTCGGAACTTTCGAGTAAGAGCCTCCATAATagtctgctgcttctcgtGGGTATCAGAGATACCCAAGTACAGCATCTTATCGAATCGTCCAGGTCGCAGAAGAGCCTCGTCCAACAGATCAGGACGGTTAGTAGCTCCCACAACGAAAACACCCTCTCCTCCCGCAGTAGACATTCCATCGAGCTCAGCTAGCAGCTGCGACACAATTCGGTCCatgactcctccagagtctccCTGGTTGCCTCTCTGAGGCGCCACGGAATCCAACTCGTCAAAGAAGACAACACAGGGCTTGGCATCTCGGGCCTTTTGGAATACTCGTCGCACGTTGGCCTCGGATTCACCAATGTAcatgttgagcagctcgggACCCTtgacggagaagaagttgaGCGAGAAAGTCGTGGCAATGGCTTTCGCGAGAAGAGTCTTACCAGTACCGGGAGGACCGTAAAACAGAATACCCGATCGCTTCTTTACACCGTCAGAGAACCAGTGGGGGTACTTTAGAGGAGTCTCGATAGTGTCCAGAATATCCTTCTTGACACCCTCCATGCCTCCAACATCGTCCCATCCGACATTGGGGATTCGGGGAGCTCCAATGGAGTCGGAGTACTTTTGTCGAGCATCAGCAATAGCGTCATCAAAGTCGGAGGGAGTCAGCTGGAGAGTACCATGCGAAAGGGTCAGGAGATCGTCTAGAGTGGTATCGGAgtccttggtgagcttGTTAAGTCGATCAATGGCTCTCAGACGGGTAGTCTGGACAATGGCTGTGAGATCAGGAGGGGTCAGACCGGCAGATTGGAGCGCAAGGTTCTCAACAGAGACATCAGAACGCAGAGAAATGGGTGCATTTCTGATTGAATCGCCCCCAGGACCGGATTTCGTCAGATGAGAAAAGATCTGACGTCTTTGGGGCTCAGAGGGCACTCCGATCTCAATTTCAAACTGAAATCGAGATCGAATGGCCTCGGAAATCTTGTCGGGATCGTTAGACGTAGCTGCCAGCAGCACTCCGTGTCCGGAGTAGTCCGCAAGAACGTCCACAAGCTTTGAAACTATTCCCTCATCCTTTCCGTCCTGGTCGCTCTTCTTTGCAATCGACTCGAGATGCTGCAGAACGACCACGCAAGGAGAGCAGCCATAGGCCCGGTCTAGCTTGGCTCGCAGAGTTCCCAGTGTCTGGGCCTCATTGTCTCCAATAAGTCCAAAACACGAGATTTCGAACACAGAAATTCCGCACTGGGCAGCCACGGAACGAAGAACAGTTGACTTTCCGACGCCTCGCTTGGCGGAATGCAAAAGTACCGAGGTGTTGAGTTTGGCGTGCGAGAGAGCCGAGGTCGAGATCTGAACCAGGTTGCGGATCTTGTCGGCGTATGCAAACTCGGATCCAAACTTGGGCAAGGTATCCAGACCGAGATATTCGCGCCATGGAACACTGGTGGGGATTacagcagaagaagtagTTCCTCCCTCGATCAACTTTGTCTGAGAGGAGTCCACAAGGTACTGTTTGGAGGCAGGGTCTTCACTTCCGTTGAGAGAAGTGACCTGAAACCACGCCACGGAGTCGGGCTTGACTGCCAGAGCTTCCAGAGGAATGTGGCTCATTTCAGGATCTTCGCCAATAGTTCGAGCGAGAATAGAGTCAAAGGGAATGGGGATCAGATCACCTACTCGAACGGCTCTCTTTACGGGCTTAAAGTAGGCCTGCAGACCTGCGTGGTAGGCTGTTTGGAAGGTTCTGTCTGTGGTAGTAGGACCAAGCACTCTTGCCAGCTTGACTTCCTCAGCAGCTTCAAGCACGGAATCCAGCGCCTCTCCTACAGACTTATGTGTCTCACCGTTGGGAGTcacctcaatctccttgtcgccAATGTTGTGGTACAAAATGGGCGAGACGTAGACCACGTCGTACTTGACTGTGTTTGGTTCGGGGTATGCAAACAGTCGGAGCACCCGTTCGGCTCCGTTTTTGGTCTTGATGGACACAATGTCGCCGGAAAAGACTCCGAGTTTCGACATGGTTTCAGACTTGACGAAGCCTCGGCTTTCGCAGTCGTCAAACCGGTCCGAGAGAGGAGTAGGGATGGCTCCTTCAAGAGGTGCCACTTGGAGGTTTGTGGATTCACGGGTCTTGGCAACAGATGTGTCAAAGTCGAGAAACTCTGCAATGTCAAAGGCCACGTCGGCAGCTTCGTCGGCCGGTTGGATGGTTTCCTGCTCTTTGGCGACCGTCAGCTTGGTGGTTcccttgaccaccttgcCCTGGTTTACAGGCTCGCACAGACGCACTCTGCATCCGTTGAGCAGCACGTCGCCCTGTCGGATTACCGGTCGGTCCTTGTCGAGTTGCGGCTCGAGAGCCTTGAGCACTTGTTCGGGTGTGTTAAGCGTTTCGTACTGGCTGGCAGGCACGGTCACGATGGCATGCTCAATCGTGACAGGGTTGACCCGTTTGAGCACCACGGGCATGAACTTTTTGAGACTGCCTGCCACGTGGCGAATGTCGGCCTTGCAAGTGTACTGCGGCAGAGATCGGTCCTCAGAAGCAGGATACAGAGCCCACTTGATTCCAGGAGCTTCGAACGCAACATATGGCTCGGCTGGCTTGTCGGAAAAGAGCTGCTGGTACAGGTAGGACGAGAGCTCGAGCTTGGTGGCATCCGGGGCAGCCACCAGCTTGGCTGTGATGGGTTTGTGGCTGATCGACGGCATGCTCgatgtggtggtgttgtagAGAAGAATGACTATGATCTGTCGGCCGAGGTTAAGGGAGCGTGCAGAAAAGAGAGTTTGGCGGACATCAAGGTTAATGTGAAAAGTGGGGTGTGGGGAAGAGCCAGAATAACGGTATGAATGAAGCACGTGATAGACGTCAAGGTGGGTGTTTTTTATGTTGGTGAAGATTCCCAGTAGTGACTGGAATAATGGGAAATTCAAttctttttgtttctgttCAAATTTCGGCTCTGAATGATGAGTACAAGTTGTTCCGTGATGATGTTAGCCTGGGCGCGCGttatgtactgtagctaacTAGTAtgaatactgtacatacggtactagaaaaaacaacaccTTCGGA
Encoded here:
- a CDS encoding uncharacterized protein (Compare to YALI0C18667g, weakly similar to uniprot|Q9UTN0 Schizosaccharomyces pombe Putative transcriptional activator), which encodes MADTDFSNEPNFFLGDLGGDDGFGGSLGTDTLGYFAQDLADLLPQNGMTDSNLPTAPTTQTAAPSIESTTNDFTQQQPANPSLPTPSTQTATQYPHKFGSPVESEKTTSPEDNETKQRRRRKPLNCQFCRQRKLKCDRQDPCSTCVKKKRGHMCFYTNKTNTIGGRVAKSKDLLENGLDAQQTPAKPVTAENTIISGGQRLGIPVTVDMYKDQAFAQKMEKSGLNETISKLNMDLVEDTSEVESLRQSLGMMKLGSRGNAIYHGESHWGSLFSEAAEVTDFFDEVRKQDGWSTSCVDPATQRHKKNLSALSAAEQEGSNRLAQILQLLPARPNSDKLVKRYFEACEPLLNIIDEEAFMVDYNQFWETPEDTQILWLGLLLGVLSLALQSSLDYRLDDAALQRLTTAWTEWLKGIDHCLEQAMVCVRASMVNIQALVLWVCVQSMGNSEAEFADVSWTTFGALVRVAQSMGLHRDPAWFRMTSEHQEKRRGVWALITAMDVHYSLVEGLPQAIHKDSTDVRPPLGGSAFLKARGIIHQIFMQNYSIASVRTMPYDQVLLLGAKIKKVYEQNKEGVLTDTEDSTLNIMKGLIFEIDHLKMIIAIHRVFASQGLRSPRYRKSREECVTASLRILQLSVWFFTAGTTEKARCLYRWFFSAFIFPTVIHSHLFVTISLIRNIHNLEYTEREKQKAVLLDSISVMANQAKIHLKLEKQFQVCQMLYKKVLNVENEPPKADTKDASPTDAPSVGSTNGSSPYSHTTASPYAAANQNTVFLDLDQYPSQVFDLPPDMRMVPDATPSVPNKDYAIPQKFDSEWDDLMHMIDQPGPV
- a CDS encoding uncharacterized protein (Compare to YALI0C18689g, uniprot|P36966 Yarrowia lipolytica Peroxisome biosynthesis protein PAY4 (Peroxin-6)), translating into MPSISHKPITAKLVAAPDATKLELSSYLYQQLFSDKPAEPYVAFEAPGIKWALYPASEDRSLPQYTCKADIRHVAGSLKKFMPVVLKRVNPVTIEHAIVTVPASQYETLNTPEQVLKALEPQLDKDRPVIRQGDVLLNGCRVRLCEPVNQGKVVKGTTKLTVAKEQETIQPADEAADVAFDIAEFLDFDTSVAKTRESTNLQVAPLEGAIPTPLSDRFDDCESRGFVKSETMSKLGVFSGDIVSIKTKNGAERVLRLFAYPEPNTVKYDVVYVSPILYHNIGDKEIEVTPNGETHKSVGEALDSVLEAAEEVKLARVLGPTTTDRTFQTAYHAGLQAYFKPVKRAVRVGDLIPIPFDSILARTIGEDPEMSHIPLEALAVKPDSVAWFQVTSLNGSEDPASKQYLVDSSQTKLIEGGTTSSAVIPTSVPWREYLGLDTLPKFGSEFAYADKIRNLVQISTSALSHAKLNTSVLLHSAKRGVGKSTVLRSVAAQCGISVFEISCFGLIGDNEAQTLGTLRAKLDRAYGCSPCVVVLQHLESIAKKSDQDGKDEGIVSKLVDVLADYSGHGVLLAATSNDPDKISEAIRSRFQFEIEIGVPSEPQRRQIFSHLTKSGPGGDSIRNAPISLRSDVSVENLALQSAGLTPPDLTAIVQTTRLRAIDRLNKLTKDSDTTLDDLLTLSHGTLQLTPSDFDDAIADARQKYSDSIGAPRIPNVGWDDVGGMEGVKKDILDTIETPLKYPHWFSDGVKKRSGILFYGPPGTGKTLLAKAIATTFSLNFFSVKGPELLNMYIGESEANVRRVFQKARDAKPCVVFFDELDSVAPQRGNQGDSGGVMDRIVSQLLAELDGMSTAGGEGVFVVGATNRPDLLDEALLRPGRFDKMLYLGISDTHEKQQTIMEALTRKFRLAADVSLEAISKRCPFTFTGADFYALCSDAMLNAMTRTANEVDAKIKLLNKNREEAGEEPVSIRWWFDHEATKSDIEVEVAQQDFEKAKDELSPSVSAEELQHYLKLRQQFEGGKK